A genomic segment from Dehalococcoidia bacterium encodes:
- a CDS encoding retroviral-like aspartic protease family protein produces the protein MGTFTVEIEVGDSLGSQFETVEALVDTGATYTMIPASVLNRLGVVPVAQMNFILADGQRIERDVGEASLRILGSSFHSPIVFANEDSNVLLGAVTLQIFGLGVDSLNERLIRVDGLLVSPILVQDE, from the coding sequence ATGGGCACGTTCACAGTTGAGATTGAGGTTGGTGACTCACTTGGGAGTCAGTTCGAGACGGTTGAGGCGCTTGTTGATACAGGTGCGACTTACACGATGATACCTGCGTCAGTTCTCAATCGCTTGGGAGTGGTCCCGGTTGCTCAAATGAACTTCATCCTCGCAGATGGGCAGCGGATCGAAAGGGATGTTGGCGAGGCGTCGCTACGGATACTCGGCTCGTCGTTCCATAGTCCCATCGTGTTCGCGAATGAGGACTCGAATGTGCTTCTGGGTGCGGTCACACTTCAGATATTTGGGCTCGGTGTGGATTCCCTAAACGAGCGTCTGATACGTGTCGACGGTCTATTGGTGAGCCCAATTCTCGTTCAAGACGAATGA